Proteins encoded by one window of Blastopirellula marina:
- a CDS encoding DUF3823 domain-containing protein yields the protein MTTTRISICLFTPVMLACVGCGQAPSIVTGSVTKGGQALQVSEQGDIQIHFIQEENGTMTGQTFMASIDPSGHFEAEVPAGDYRIAVQQLDPYPNVDKLKGQFDQNKTPIKQSIKGGDTLDIDLSQYEK from the coding sequence GTGACAACCACTCGGATTTCTATCTGCTTGTTTACCCCGGTGATGCTGGCGTGCGTTGGTTGTGGACAAGCCCCTTCGATCGTCACAGGCTCGGTTACCAAGGGTGGTCAGGCCCTGCAGGTCAGCGAGCAGGGGGATATACAAATCCACTTCATCCAAGAGGAAAATGGCACGATGACTGGCCAGACGTTTATGGCCAGTATCGATCCTAGTGGCCATTTCGAGGCGGAAGTGCCTGCCGGCGATTATCGGATTGCCGTACAACAACTCGATCCTTACCCCAACGTTGACAAGCTCAAGGGGCAGTTCGACCAAAACAAGACGCCCATTAAGCAATCGATCAAGGGTGGCGATACTCTCGATATCGACTTGAGCCAGTATGAGAAGTAG